GCAAAAATTCCACCTTCTTGCCATCCTTCTACTGTTGCCATTTCTGCAGAGCAAAGCGCAACTGGTAAAAACCAACAAAATCCACACAATAATAAAAAGAATACTAATTGTAATCCCGATGTTGCAAACGTTGGATATTCATATACTGTAATAAATAATGATGCTGTAATTGCGAAAAAACCAAATAATGTTAGTGACTTAGCGCTTTTTCCGCTTTTCTCGTTGTCCATTTTCTTTTTTCCTCCTTGATAAAAAATTTGTTGAGTTTCTTAGCTCCGGCAAGAAAATAGGGAAAATTGATATGGTGATTTCTCCATCTCGAATTTTTATCTTTTTCTCTAGGAGTTGGCTCATAAGAACTAGCCTTGATAAAAAGTTTCTTGAACCGCTTTGCTTTATCAAAAGTTGGTTTAATTCACCTTTAAGGTAAGTTGTTTTTCAAATACCCATAAACTAATCCAATCAATCACTAGCTATTTTTAAATAGCCATGATTTGCTGCTCGATTTTAATGTTCTGCAAAAATCGGATAACAAACCATAGCTATAAAACTTATTTATCCTTTTTTAATGTGTAAACCCTTGTGTTTTATTTGCTTCTTCTTTATGGAAAAGAATATGAGCATTATTTAAATCGTGAATACTTTCATTTAAATCACTAGCAAACTCTTCAGCCATACTTTGTCCAAAATCAGCACGACATACATAACGCTGAATAATCACATTATTCATTTCTTCTGGTAGCGGGTATGCAGGAACTTGCCAACCTTTCATTTGTAAACGATCTGCTAAGTCGTACAGATTCCATTCGACTGATGCTTTTTCTTTTAATTTGTAACACACAATCGGTAAATTCCCACCGTCGTTATAAATTTCAAAAAGTCCCGTTTCTTCTACAACTTTTGCTAGATAAAGTGCTGCTTCTTTCGTTCGAGTATGAATTTTTCGATACCCTTCAAAACCAAATCGCAAGAAATTATAATACTGTCCGATAATTTGGCTTGCACTACGGGAAAAATTAATAGCCATCGTTGGCATATGACCGCCTAAATAACTAACGTCAAAGACTAATTCTTTTGGTAAATATTCTTCATCCCGCCACAAAATCCAACCTACTCCTGGATAAACCAATCCATATTTATGACCAGATGTATTAATAGATACAACATTTTTCAATCGAAAATCCCAAGCTAATTCAGGATTAACAAAAGGAACAAACATTCCACCACTAGCCGCATCCACATGAATAACTAGCTGATGCTCATTAATTTGGTTATAGCTTTCTACTAATGTATCTAGAGCTGCAATGTCATCAAATTTACCAGTGTAAGTAATACCTAGAATACCTACAATTCCGATTGTATATTCATCGACATAATCCATAACCTTATCTAAGTTAATACTTAAATGCTCTTCATCCATTGGAACTTCACGCATTTCAATATCCCAGTACACACAGAATTTTTCCCAACAAACTTGAAATCCTGATGAGATAACAAGATTAGGTTTTTGGGCTTGTATATCTAAGCCACATTTTTCAGCAAGATTACGCCATCTGAATTTCATAGCCATTCCACCTAACATACAGCCTTCACTAGATCCAACAGTAGAAGTTCCCATGAATTTTTCATCTTCAGATGCATTCCATAAATCAGCAATCATATTGACACAAGAGCTTTCTAATTTTGCTGTTTGTGGATACTCAGACTTATCAATCGCATTTTTTTCAAATGTCTCAGCCATCAATTGCTCAGCTTCTGGTTCCATATATGTTTGACAAAATGTTGCCAAATTTTGCCTAGCATTTCCTTCATCTACTAGCTGATCTTTCACTAATTGATAGGCAACTCTTGGATCTACTGATTCTTTACCTATTTTATAATTTGGTAAAATTTGACCTGCTTCTAATGATCCAAAAATTGGACAATTCGTTTCTTCCATAATTTCTTTTTCTATTTTTCTGTTAAACATATTTATTCCTCCTAATTTTTAATTTAAACTATTAAATTTTTGATTCTCTTTAATATCAAACGTCTTTGGCTCTGTTAATGTACTTATCAATTCCTTCGTTAACTTGACACTATTAATTTGGTTGTTTTTACATGTTGAAAAATAATAAGTCTGGCTTTCAGAACACATAGATGCTACATATTGTGTATAATCTGGACTTCCGTTCTCCTGAATTACCACACCATTCGGAATACAGACACTATTCAAAATATGCCAAATATTTGTAATCGCTTCTTCTTCGTTTTTAGATTTTTTAATGTATTCTTTTAAATAGGCAACACGAACAAATCTTTCTGGTGGAGTATAACCACCTGGTAAAATAGAGGTCCCTGATGCTTGAGAGAATGGTTTTGCCTCAAACTCACCAAACATTTTCGACGTGAATGGTTCAGGCTTAATTCCAATATAATTTCTCAAGTTGGAAATATGCCATTCTAATTTAGGCGTATTGGTTAAGACGCTGACTGGGTTTTCTTGCATTTTTAATAAAGAATCTCTTGGTTCTATCACCATGCATTGCCCAGTTGAATCTGTCATAATCCAATGAAGAGGTGTTGTAATTCCTAACAAAGGAACCTCTACATCGACTAAATTAATTGTTCCTAATTTTTTTTGTAGATCAGCTATACTTTTACAGTTTGATAAAATCCAAAGTAAAAAATCATGAGGAGCTAAATTTACCTTATTAGGTTTTGCAGCTGGTCCATATACTGCTTCTCCAGGTAAATAAAGAGCAGCACAACTTAATCCATGTTCATTGACCCCGTCTGCAAATAATAAATGCTCAACGTCCTTTCCTGCCCCGACAAAAGCATATTTCCCAGTATAAGACAATTCATCGACTCCTGATATCCATTGATAATTTCTAGGACAAATTGTTGGTCTTGCATCTAAATCAAATGCAAAATCCATTGTTCTCGATAGAAGATTTTTATGATCCATCGTTCTTAACACAATACTTGTGCACATCTTTTTTTCCTCCTCTTATTTAGCCTATTCATTCTAAATAAATTCATTTTTTGTAGGTCTCTCTCTCTTACAAATGCAATTATATAAAATATAGACTCATAAGAACGGCTTGATTTTGTCGTTTGAAGTGTCTATTTTTGCAACTATTCTTATCTACATATTGATTTTGAAAATGAATTTGGCCATTTCAAGTTGCTAAACCTAAATAATCGAAAAAAAATAACCTATCGAAAAATCTCGATAGGTTATTTAGATAGGCTATTTTTAACGTAATTTACGAATCATATCATACCGTTTTACAGGTGTTGTTACTTTTGTTTTAACTGTCATCATTGCATTAGGTGCACGATCAATCGCTTCATCTTCTTCATTCCATAAAGTCTCAATCACTTGATGAGAATGAGTAAAGCCTGGTCCATAAAACTCAACGTCATCCCCAACACCAAAATTATTCCGTTGTTGAATTGTGGCAATCTGAGTTAGTGGATCGTAATCTAAAACTTGACCAATAAAGCCATATGCTGGAATTTTACGGCGTTTGCCAAAAAGTTGCTCATCTTCAGTTGGCACACCATAATAAAATCCAGTTGACAGTTCTCTTTGTGCAACTTTCCAAAGCTCGTCTTCCCACTCTTGCTTAAAGACATAATTATCAGGATCAGCACAATAAGTATCTACCGCTTGGCGATAAACATTAGAAACAGTCGAAACATAATGAATTGATTTCATCCGACCTTCGATTTTCAAACTATCTACACCGTTTTCCACAAGCTCAGGTATATGATGAATCATAGACATATCCACTGCACTCATTGAAAATTCCTCTAAAGGTTGACCACCGACTAATGATTCGCGCTCACCAGAAATAGGCAAGTCGAATAAATCATACTTCCAACGACAAGATTGAGAACAACCACCTCGATTCGCATCTCTTTGTGACATGTGATTAGAAAGCACACAACGTCCTGAATAGGAAATACACATAGCTCCATGAATGAACGCTTCGATTTCAACTTCCGTTTGCTCACGAATCTCTTTAATCTCCGCCATTCCAACTTCTCTGGCTAGTACCACACGTTCTAATCCTTCATTGCGCCAAAACTCTAATGTTTGATAATTTGTTGCTGACGCTTGAGTAGATAAATGAATGGGTAATCCCGGCGCTTCCATCGCACAGCTTTCAATTAATGCTGGATCAGACACAATCACCGCGCTAATACCTATATCACGTAACGTTCTAAAAAATTCTCCCGCACCAATTTCATCGCCTTCATGAGTAACCATATTGGCAGCAACGTAAACTTTTGCATTGTACTTTTTAGCAAATTCGACACCTTCGCGCATCTCGTCATAAGTGAAATTGCCTGCTCTACTTCTTAAACCATAGGCATCTCCACCGATATAAACGGCATCAGCACCATAATATATCGCTGTTTTTAATTTTTCTAACGTTCCAGCCGGAGCCAAAACTTCTGGTTTTTTTAGTATTTTTCTCATTTTTTTCTCCTTATTTAACTTCATCAGGATCTTTTATAAAAAACCCTTCATCTAATTCACGTTTTTCTGGATGCAGTGCTACAATTTTTTGATTTAATTCCTCCAGCAATGACTCATTCCAAATGCCTGCTAGTAAAGCTTCCTTCGCCACCACAAACAGCTTCACAATTTCAACAAAATCTTGTCCTGGTGTAAAAATACCCTCGAGCTTCCATTGAGTTAAGCCTATTTCAACTAATTTTTCTAATCCAGAAACTAAGTTTAAATCATTTGTTGCAAAAATATGTGTACCATTGATATCTTCATAAATCGAGTAATGAGTTTCTGGCTTTTTCGGTTCTGAAATAAATAAACCTCTATCTTTAGATGTATCCTCTGGTTTCTCGATAAAGTTAAAATAATTTTCAACTAAAGGACGCTTGGATTGATGAATACATGTTGCTCCGTATACCAATAATTCCGCTGGAACATCGATTTTCGGTGCTAAAATTTTCAATTCATCATATGGCAATTCTCGAGCTAAAACAGCTCCAGTAGCACCACGTTTTACCCAAAAGTTAATTTGTTTACTACTTGTTACCATAATCTGAGCATCATAGACAAAAGGTAACGGGATTTTTTCTGTTTTTAAAATGTGAATAACTCCTGGATCACCTATCGCAACCCGATCCACACCAATTTCAGCTAATTTTTTTAAATATGGTCCCACAAAATCAATGCGATCATTATGCATAATAGCATTAACTGCAACACAAATCTGCGTCTTTCCTCCGTGAGCTATTTTCGTTATTTTTTCAATTTCTTCCAAATTAAATGAGGTTGGCAAACGCAAGCCATAGAAATCCTCACCAATATACAACGTATCAACACCTGCTTCAATTAATGCTTGTGCCTGTTCAATTGATTCAGCTGTTGCAATCAGTTCAATCATTCAAACCTTCCTTTCTCTTAAAAAACTATTTTTTTCACAAAGATACATACCTTAAAAATCCTATCATACTATTGCTTTCATGCCAACTGTTTTCTTATAAAAAGAATGTTTCTATTGTTTTTGTGACAAAAGTTCAAATTAATAAGATCTAAATAAACCAATAGCTTAGGATCACAGTCCATCTTTGATGGATGTGTATCATGGTTCTAAGTTGCTAAAGCAACAAGAACCTCTGTAAACCAATAGCTTAGGATCACAGTCCATCTTCGATGGATGTGTGTCATGGTTCTAAGTTGCTAAAGCAACAAGAACCTCTGTAAACCAATAGCTTAGGATCACAGTCCATCTTCGATGGATGTGTATCATGGTTCTAAGTTGCTAAAGCAACAAGAACCATGACAAAGCAACAAAAACCATGACAAAAAAGCTGAGTGCGCTTATCCTTCGCTCCCAGCTTCTACCTATTTAGCACTTTCCAATGCAATTAATCGTTCCTTCATTGCTAAACCACCTCGGTAGCCTGTTAATCGTTTATTTTTCCCTAAAACCCGATGACAAGGTACGATAATTAAAAGCGGATTTGCCCCAATCGCAGTTCCAACAGCTCTAACTGCTTTTGGTCGCTTAATAGAATCAGCAATCATTGAATAGTTTCTTGTTTCTCCATAAGGGATAGCTTTTAAGGATTCCCAGACATCTTTTTGAAAATCCGTTCCAATTATATCTAATTCTATCTTGAAATCTCTCTGCTTCCCTTTTAAATAGTTTGTCAAAGCTTCAATCGAAGCTGCTAATTTATCATCATCTTGAATCAATTTAAAGTCAGAGTATCTTTTTCTCATCCACTTTTCTAATTCCTTCGCAGTCCCTTGATTACTTCCAATAAAACAAAGTCCTTTCTCAGTCTTTGCGACAATCATCTGCCACTCTAAAAAATTCAATTGACTCCAATAAATGTGTTTTATTTCGCTCATATTACTCATTCCTTTCCACTTTTAATCGGCGATATTCAGATGGCGTCATTTTAGTTATCTTTTTAAATAAAGTCGAAAATTGAGCACTATTTGGAATCCCAACAGCTTCACCAATTTTTTGAATATCCAGTTGGTGATGTACCAAAAGTTCTTGTGCTTTTTCAATTCTAATTTGATGCAAATAACTCAGTGGCGTTATGCCCATTTGTTTCTTAAAGACACGATGAAGATGATAGGGACTACCATGACATTCCGAAGCAATGATATCTAAAGTTAAATGTTCTCGGTAAAATTTTTCGATAAAATCTTTAATTTGATCCGTCCATTCATCATCTGGGACACGTTCCCCACCAGACTTACATCGCTTACAAGAGCGATAACCTGCTTTCAAAGCCTCTTCCTTGTCTAGAAAAAATTCCACATTTTCACGATTTGGAATTCTAGACTTACAAGATGGACGACAAAATATTTTTGTTGTTTTAACTCCATAGAAAAAAACATCATCAAATTGACTATCATTTGTTACAATAGCTTGCCATTGAGCATCTGTTATTTTCCTTCCCATCTTGGTGTCCTCCATTTCATTTTTCTACCATCAGTATACTCTAATTCACCCAAAAAAATACGATTCTTCTATTATAATAGCAAGATTTAAAAATTATTTTTTTTCAAACTAGGATATACTTAAGTTAGTTCTTTTAAACCAACTCTTCGGAAAAAAGATGAACTTTCGTGGTGACAAAAAACGTCACAACAAATTTCCCTATTTTTCTGACAGAGCTAACCGGTCCAACAAACTTTTTATTAAAGGAGAACATTAATGAAACCACTCAATTATAGTGAAACAATTGAACAACAAATACACATTCCTTTGCCCCCAGATTTTAATTATGAACTTAACCTAGATTATTTATCTAGAGAAAAAAATGAAAGTTTGTATACGATTCATGAAAAAAAAATTCGTCGTATCATTCAAGTAGAGCAAGTTGATACGCTTATTGAAATTTCTTATCATCCAGACCATTTTTTGATTTGCATATTTCTACAAAATACACGTCCAACTCAACTAGAAGAGCGCCTTAAAATTATCAACTACATTTATGATTGGTTTGATTTACACCGAGATCTCACTCAATTTTATTCACTTGCCCAAAAAGATAGTGTCTTGAAACAAAGTGTTTCTAAATTTTATGGTCTTCGATTAATCGGAATACCTGATTTATTCGAAGCATTGGCATGGGGAATTATCGGTCAACAAATTAATTTGAGTTTTGCCTATACATTAAAAAGAAGATTGATTGAAGCTTACGGAGAATCTATTGATTACGAAGGTGTAAAATACTGGAGTTTTCCAAAACCAGATCTGATTGCAAGTTTGGCAGCTTCTGATTTAACAAGCTTGCAATTATCACAAAAAAAAGGTGACTATCTTATTGGTATTGCTCAACTAATTGCGTCAAAAAAATTATCAAAAGAAAAACTTTTGGCTATGGATAATTTTGCAGCTTCTGAAAAAACCTTAACTGATCTATACGGAATTGGACCTTGGACTGCCAACTATGTTTTAATGCGCTGTCTACGCTATCCTGAAGCATTTCCGGTTACGGATGTCGGGTTACTTCGTGCGATTCAATTTAGTCAAAGCTTAGAACAAAAACCAACTAAGGAAGTTGTACTAAATTATGCTAAAGCCTGGAAAAACTGGGAATCCTATGCTACTTTTTATTTATGGCGCTTACTTTACTAAACAGAAAGTGAAAAAGAGAATCCAATTAATAAATTGAATTCTCTTTTTATTAGCTTTCTATAACTGCAACTTCCACCATTTGAATAGTGTGATTTTCTAATTCTACTACTGTAAATTCTAGATTTTTGTAACTAAACGTATCGCCTTGTTCAACATCATATTTTCGATTCAATATCCAACCACCAATAGTACTAACAGCACTATCTTCTTCAAATTTAATATGAAGTAATTTTTCAACTGTCTCTAGTAATACCTTACCCGAAATCAAATATTTTCCTACATCGATTTTACGAATATCAGGCACTTCATCTGCATCGAATTCATCTCGCATCTCACCAACAATTTCTTCCAATATATCTTCCGCAGTAACTAAACCTTCTGTACCACCATATTCATCAAGTAAAATAGCAATATGACGCTGCTCTTTTTTCATTTTTTCTAATAAATCACTAATTGGTGTAGTTTCCATTACTTGTAAAATAGGCTGAATTAAGGATTCAATCGAATCCGTTGGAGCCAATGTTTTTTTGACAAAAACATTAAATAAATCACGAGAATTAATTACACCAACAATATCATCTTTAGAATCTTTCATTACAGGGTATCTAGTGAATTGTTCATCTAACGATAATTTAGCCGCTTCTTCAACCGTCATATCCGTTGTCATAACCGCCATTTCTTGTCTTGGAATCATAACCTCATTCGCTAAACGATTATCAAAATCAAAAATGCGGTTTAAATAAAGCAACTCAGATTGATTAATATCGCCATGTTTAAAACTTTCTGAAGCAATCAAACGCAATTCTTCTTCACTATGAGCTTCATCGCCTTCACCAGCAAATTCAAAACCTAGCATTCTTGAAATACCTGCCGCAGAACTATTTAAGACCCAAATAAATGGATACATCGTTTTATAGAAAACATGCAAAGGCTTCACAACTGCTAAAACCACGTTCTCTGTCTTTGAAATAGCAAATGACTTCGGTACTAATTCACCTACAACAACATGAAAAAAGGTTATAATTGAAAATGCAATTGCAAAGGCTACAATTTTAGTAACTGCCTCTGGAATATTTAACCAAACAAAGATAGGATGAATCGCTGCTTCAACTGTCGACTCACCAATCCAACCTAAAGCCAACGAAGTCAACGTAATTCCTAATTGACAAGCTGATAAATACGCATCTAAATGTTCATGAACAAGCTTAGCTAAAGGTGCATTCTTTACACCTTCAACAACCATCTGTTCTAAACGACTTGTTCTAACTTTTACTAAAGCAAACTCAGCCGCTACAAAAAGAGCCGTTGCTCCGATTAATAAAACAATGACTAAAAACCGTATAAATAATACCATACTGGGTAAAAACCCACACCTCCAAAATAATTTTTCTTGCTCTTATTGTACTATAGAATTAACCTATTTAGTTAATTTAAAGTAATCTTTTATGAAATAAACTAAAAAAAACATTCATAGTTGTTATTTAAAAAGAAATTAACCCTTCTAGTATGTTATACTATTTTTGGATTAACTACTAAAATAAAATGAAATAGGCGATATAGGAGGAAGAAAGAATGGTGTTGATACTTAATCAAATTATTATTAATTTAGCTCTGATTGTAAGTACAGTCTTAACTTGTTATTTTCTAGGGTTGAAGATATCATCTAATCAGCGATTCAAAGAATATTCTTCTGACTTTTCAACAACTCCACCTTTATTGATTATTTTATTTGGTATTTTTATTGGATGCTCTAGTCTAGTTTTATCAAGTAACCAAATTGTTGTTTCTCAAATAATGAAAATAGATATGCGTTATGTTTTTGTTTTTTTCTCTGTTATATATGGAAATCGACGGCTTGGAGAAATCGCTACAGGAATTTTAATATTTGGAAAAACAATTGAATATATTCTTGCACCAGAAAACAACGCCTTAAATTATTTTAATAACCTTGTTTTAACTGTATTTCTCCTAATTGTGAGCATTATCATCAAAAAATACAAACTATCGTTAAAAAAATCTGTTAGTTACTTTATACTTGTTTTTATTTCAACGCGCATAATTATCTTCTCAATTTACTTTAAACCAATCCTAGAGCTACCAAAATTGATTTCTATGGCGATTTATTTCAGTATTTTTACTTCCATTTTTTTAATTACCATCATTATTGTGAATATGGCTGTTTCAGTTGCTTCAACAATGAACCTATACCGAACTGGCTCTATTACGGACCATCTTACAAACCTTTACAATCGTAGGATGTTTACATTGGATTTAAATGATTCTTTTCACGGTAGCCAAAATAGTAGTAGCACTTTTTGTTTAGCCATTATTGATATTGATGACTTTAAACAAATTAACGATACCTATGGCCATCATATTGGCGATCAAGTATTAAAACATTTTTCAACCATTTTAAAAGAGAATCTCCCACAAACCAAAGGTGAACTCTATCGTATTGGTGGAGAAGAATTTGCATTCCTAACCTACTTACCTAGAGAGGAAGCCTATGCTACTCTTCAAGAGTTCCGTGAACGCCTCATTCAAACCCCGTACAATCACAACACGAATAAACTTTTCATTTCAGCATCAATTGGTATGACTGAATTTAATAGTGAAGTCGATGTTGATAATTACGAAGGCAGCAATGCAGTTTATACAAGAGCAGACCAAGCATTGTATGAAGCAAAACAAACTGGCAAAAATAAATTGATTTTTTTTTAAACACAAAGACTATGTAGAAAGAGAAACTCAACAATAGCGTTGGGTTTCTCTTTTTTATTTTTTATTTGATTAAATGATTGTTAAATCTGCAACTGTTCGACCTAATGCTGTAGCTTCTGAAACCGAACCAACTAAAATATCGATTCGTCCGCCAATAATTGCTCCACCTGTATCACAGACTTGAGCTAAGAAACTCTCTCCATTACCTGTTGTCACACGGACAACGGTGTTTAAAGGTAATACAGATGGATCTGCAGCAATAATACGATAGCCTTCTGCTGTCGTTGTTTGACCATTACGGACATCTGTTCCATTTGCTGTAATTCCAATTTGCGTTCCATCAAAAGCAGTATAGTATGTTGCTTCAAAAGTTCCAAGAGCTGTTTCATTTGTTGGTGCTACTTCAGCGACCACTTCTGGTTCAGGAGCAGGTATAACAACTTCTGTCGCAGCTTCAACAGCTACTACAGCTTCTTCTGAAGCTCCCTCAGCAAGTTTAACTTGTTCTGCTTGTTTTTGTGCTAATTCATCCGCACTTTCTTGTAATTTAAGTTCATAACCAATTTGTAAAAAGAATGGATCTGTCGTCGGGTTAAGTAGACGAATTATATCAACAGATAATCCTGTTTGTAAGCCTATTTCAGATAATGTATCTCCATCTTTGATTTCCCAGTTACCATTAGGCAACTTGTCTGCTTTTACGCTGCTTGCACGTAACCCAAACAAACTTAAGAAAACCATTGAAAAAATCATTAATGTTGAAAGGGCTGATTTATTGAAATTCATTTCGTAAATTCCTCCATGATGTTTATTTTCCAAATGCCAAGAACACTTGTACGTTTCTCGACTCCAATAAGATTACAGTATTCAAATCGAAGAAAGGTTAACAAAACATTACAACTTGAACACATCCACTTTTAATAACGATTGTTTATATACATAATTATCATAATACTGAATTTTCTGATAATTAAAAAACAAGTTATCTAACACCAAAAAAACGATTACAAACCAATCAAATCAATGAATATGATTTTATCCCGATAATTCCTTAGAAACGTACGTTCGTTTTCTAGCTATTTTTTTCACTGTAATATTTGACATTAAAAAAAGCCATATTTAGATTAGAAAATTCTTTTTATTTCTTATTTTTAAGATGGTATGTTTATTTATTACAAAAATATAACAAAAATGACACGAAATGAAAGCGCCTTTCATCGGTTCTATTCTTGATTTTAATAACTTTCTTAGCCTATTATTCTATATTCTACACTCAATAAAAGAATCAGTTGTATGTTATCTTAAAAAAACTAATTTTTTTACATTAGTTCTTATTATTAGGGAATATTACAAAAAAAGCCACCCGATTTAGCTCTAGATGGCTTTTTCTCCCCTTTTTTCACTTTTACTTTTTGATCATGCGTTGATACTTTCTAATTTTTTTCATTGCCCATTCATAATGGCTTGAAGTCGCCGAAATAAAATAAGCACCTAGCGTCGTTGTTTTTGTCCATGAATAGCAGTTACGCATAAACAATTCATCATTCGTATGAGCGTTGATTAGAACTAGCATCCGTTTATGGCTAGTCTCTAACCTTTCCTCCACTTCAACT
This Carnobacterium maltaromaticum DSM 20342 DNA region includes the following protein-coding sequences:
- a CDS encoding 3D domain-containing protein, whose protein sequence is MNFNKSALSTLMIFSMVFLSLFGLRASSVKADKLPNGNWEIKDGDTLSEIGLQTGLSVDIIRLLNPTTDPFFLQIGYELKLQESADELAQKQAEQVKLAEGASEEAVVAVEAATEVVIPAPEPEVVAEVAPTNETALGTFEATYYTAFDGTQIGITANGTDVRNGQTTTAEGYRIIAADPSVLPLNTVVRVTTGNGESFLAQVCDTGGAIIGGRIDILVGSVSEATALGRTVADLTII